The following nucleotide sequence is from Harmonia axyridis chromosome 5, icHarAxyr1.1, whole genome shotgun sequence.
CTGTTTTAATAAGATTATCCTTCAGCTCATGTCTGTTGTATATTGTAAATGTTGTATTTTGTAAAAAGATAAAGATATTCTGTGGCAATATTCTATGACCACAGAATATCGAACAACCTCGAGATGAGAGAGGTTAGGTCCCTCTCGGAACTAGCACGTGTGCAGACTACAACAACTACAGacttgtataataataaaataaatagttaAAACAAGAAGTGTTTCAATAAATGTATAAAGTGAAACTAAAACAATGTCAATTACCATCTGCTTGAAAAATATCTAGGATAACTCCTGTTTTCAAAAAGGGGGACAAACTATGCCCGAGTAATTACCGCCTCATTAGTCTCTTTCCTATCATATCCAAGATTGCTGAGAGAGTTGTTTGTAATAAATTGCTCGATTTTTTGactgaaaacaaaataattccTGAGTGCTAGCATGGTTTCCTGTCAGGGCGTTCGGTCGTCACATGCCTCCTGCAGTGCCTTCAGAACTGGACCAAATCTGGACCAAGGTTGGACTATTAATTCACTATCTCTATGTtagtagaaaatagaaaatcaagcaaATCCTCACCTCAATGATTTATGTTGTGCTGCCCCATACTTTGTGGTGTGCGTTCGTATCGCAGCCCAGAATCAATTGTTTCTTCTCCCTGCGGCACAATTCGATGAGGCGTTGTACTTCCTCCGGTGGTGGGCTGATGGCGTCTCCTGGAAACCAATGCCGCAGCAAGATCCCTCGTCAGGAACCCTGTAAGTGGAAGACAAGTTAGTCCCCTTCTGAGTATTATCAAGGCTCTTGAACTTACTGACTTATCGCAGTATATCGTCTGATATACTTTGTTTGGTAGGCCTCTCCACTTGGCCTCCATTTATCCAGGGCTCTTGTATCAGCCCTATATCAATATGCCTTCTAGACGTTCTCCAGCATAAGGGTACGGCCATGGTGAGCCGCTTCTCGCGTCTCGCTTTATCGCGGCTGATTAGACTAGCTCTCGGCGACTGGTGAACCTGCTAGATTGTAGCAGGTGGTGGTCATAGTGCACCGCTCGTCAAAACGTCTCGTTGTGTTTGCCGCTGCagcataattcatttttcatcatgaaTTTATGCCGTGAGGATCTTTTGGCTATCTTAATAGCTAGTGATTATGTTTCTTTGAAACTAAAACATGGAAGGTCTACTGacgttcatgaaataaatagatcacgTCAAAAAGTTGGTGAATATCATACCTTGTTTTAACAGCTGACGGCccatccagaaaaatttttcgaaaatttccgcATGCAAGAATTGACATTTAAGTATATTTTGAATCTAATAGAAAATCGTTTAAAAAAACAGTGGTGCAACTTTCATCAACAAAGaatttggtcgagaaataaaaggtacaaattttccaataccagttcgcgaccgccgaatattgaacaaaaaaatatacatttatttgctttttgattgaaatacactcgaaaaaatatcttataattgatatggaacaaaatatacacacataattcatttaaaataagaaataattactattttctggtcatatatcacaaagcacttttctgagagaggacgagaaagaaccctttccTATGAAAGACggttataaactaatttttagcgcgaaaactttgacctataccactactatgcaaactatcttggaagggtagaatggtcgagaacacgtaccgcgaaaatattttgcactacatgatatattttaattattattttatctcaaatcacggaatggtcgagaaccagtgcatttaccctaattctcttcatatttttgttcattGGTTCAGTACCCTGagtatatttgtttatttcatttgccATATATCGACTCATATAATTTCCACCGACTGAAAGATGTAGATGaatttcttgtaattgaaacatcaaattttctcttacaaaaattatattgaataagtaaaaaaaataatataaaataacaatatcccATATCACGCTGTTTAAAAACACTTtagaaatcaaaatttctttGTTAATGTCCATCCTATCGATATTTATTCACTACTACGTccaaattcctttatgaaatcaatCGAGCGGGCTTACCGGCAAGCGAGAAAAGAATTAGTAATTCATTCCGGTAAAAGCGAGAAGAAGCTGGCTGAGCACTCGGAAGCGGGCGAGCAGGCGCACTATGTCCATACCAGATCATTTCTTCGTATGTTTATTACCCGCTAGCAAGACGCGATAAAGCGAGACGCGAGAAGCGGCTCACCATGGCCGTACCCTAAGGCACTAGAGGCTGCCTTCGAATGCTGGAGGTTTATCTGAAGGCATGTCAGACATCTGCCCCTTATGAGGTTGGATGTCCGCTAGGCACTTCGGAGCGAACCGCAGGTTTTACTCCGCTGGGCCCCCCGTCTCATGCCTTTGCGGCACAGCCCTCCTCCCAGACTTGTTGGTCGGTTTGGTGGCCTCTTCATTGCCTGGAGGCTTCACCACCTTCTCCGTTTCCTCCCCCTTAGGCCTTTCCGGACCAGAGGTTGAGGCCTGAGGTGCCTCTCTCCTCTCCACCGTTGCTTTCGATCCCTTAAGGCGAAGATTTGATTGGCCGAATAGGTAATTTATTCGCCAATTTTGTGCTCGAAGTCTTTCGACCGAAGCTCTATCATCCGAGATGACGATTTCGTGCATGGGTCCTGATGGTCCCCTTCGAAGGACCCTCCAGCTGGAGGTTTTGAGCCCTTCATTATGGTTCTCAACCAGCTTGAAAATTTCCTCGCAGGAGAGATCCTGACTTTCTGGGAGATAGCCAACTAGGATCTCCAGGTGAGGCAGTTCTGCCTCTTCAGCAATCCTCAAGTCAGCTCCCTCCCAGGGTTTCAATTTTGGCTGGATGTTTCTGAGCCACTCAACAGTGGCTTTATCAAAGCATGTCAGATCAAGCCAGCCTGGCCTTATATGTGATTGCTGGAAGTTAGGCTTTATAGCGTCCTCTTTTCCCAGCGCCATGACTTCCTCCATGATTGATTTCTTGATGGCCTTCAGTTGGTCTATTTCTAGAATCACCTCTGGATACTTTTTGTCCATTATACCCACCTTCAGACCTGCAGCAACCTGGCTTTAGGTGGGCCCACCTTGTGCAGGAGCCTTGGGAGCTCCCGAGGGCTGAGCCCTGGAAGCTCCCGGGGACTGAACTTTGGAAGCCTCCTAGAGCCCGGAAACTCCTGAGGACTGTGCGACTTTCGGAATCTCACACTCAGCACTCTTAGGCTCTTTGCCTTTAGGTGTGCCGTCCTCTGACCTATTCCTCTTGGTCCCGCGGCCTGTAGTCTGTCTGGGACTAATTGGTTTGGAGGCTCCTTTCCTGACTTCATCAGGCGCCATCCCTTTATTTATGAGTAACTTCATCCTCTTCCTAGCAGCCCCAGAGAGTATAGGTCTTCTTACCGCCAACTTTTCGAGGCCAGCTACGACCTATTCATCGCTGCTCTTCAGCAGCATTTCCTCAGACATGGGGCCAGGACTTGCGCCCTGTTCCTCAGGCTGAATGAGGTTTTGTTCTTCTTCAGTGATTGGCACATTAGGGCTAGTACCAGGCCCTTCTTTTACATTTACTAGGTCCATATCAATTCCCACGAGTAGATAGGGGATTTCAGTGACCAGAGGCAGAGCCCCGCATGCTCCTGGAAGGCCAATTAAACCAGAGGTCGCCTGGTATCCGGATATTCAGGACTAGATCTTCCCACTAGCCATGCAGACTTCGGCATATGCTGTTCCACCTTGTCTTGGGGAAAGtttttattgtttctttcaTACACTTGGCTCAGGTGGTTAAACCAAATCACCCGGCATGTGTCATGTACTCGCGAGACATGACCACAGACATTAGATTCCACATGTCGGTATATCAGACATGAGAGTATTGATCCCATGCATGCCTGGCATCGTTTACCCGGTGCAATACCCCAAACCACGACACTACAGCAGGGTATGGGGAGAGTTGCACCGCATTTGTCAGTGTCAATCGATCACTGTCCAACTCTCGCCCCGAGGAGGCTGCGGTGAACTATGCCAGCACAGATCTTGACATGGCCGGGGTCGACTAATCCCCCGAGAGCGAGGAAGTATCTAATCTTCATCATATTATGATCATGTAAACTACTATCTGATAAAGTAAGAGCTCTGTGCATGATGTTTGAGTTGAGAAACCTTTCCGAAAAAGTTTCCTCCTACTACCCTCCCTCACCACCAGATAAGCAATTAAAGTTGATAATTGTTCAAGTTCGGGATCCCcgatttctttttgttttaagtTGGCCATTCTGTATTATTGTATAATATCCTTGTATTGCTCTTTCAGAGCCCCAAAGACGATTTGAATTGAATCGAAACGTCAGCAGAATGTTCATCTAATTGATTTCCTTCATCCCTGACCTGAACCAATTATCAGCAATAGATCAATTTGAAGGTCATTAAACTAATATTGTGATTACAGAGGATCTCTCTTGGCCTGCCCATGTGGGTAATTTAGTCTCTAGCTAGAGCCAGTAAAAAATATTCCTTTTGGGTGAGTTCGACCATCTTACGAGGAGAGACTACAAATGTTCCGGTTGAGTAGTTTTCATCTTAGAACACAGAATACCAAGAAGTAGTATAAGGCGATATTCCTTTGTTAAAACTGGTGAACGGAAATCCGCTATTAGATACCTTCCATGAGTCTTTACTTTGGAATTTTAGCTTTTCGTGCTgtcaaaatgaaccaataaattatttttcctacaactgttaTGAAAAGAagcgtattctgcatagcttactcaattgcaaaactatgtattgctcatactgtgattTCTCACAGTAGGAGctatacatagttttgcaattgagtaagctatgcagaatacgcttattattattatttcttacgGCACTTtacccacacctcgcttggtagaccaatgaaattgggcttttgagtcgtttctatggaaactcaataaattagcacatactgtcaacgaaggccattttgattcgattcaagtccattacttgaattattgaaatttgtgcagttgtaggaaaagtatagtgtgcaacatgtggagaaagtccttttcttgctcgtgtgtttgcggcactcgcctttcaggatCGTGCCaaaaacttccacactcgcgagaaaagttggactttccccacttgttgcacaatatactattttttcgaaattcaatcatttactccttgctataatatctatgttttaccaaaaaaagaaaatttaatttaaacagctccttctgggtgttgcagtttctttgtcaatcAGTATATTTCTCCAACGGCACACATGCGTGACACCGCGATAATAAAATCTCACAACAGTTGTATGTACTATGTAGTACCTATCAGAAAAGCCATGCGGCTCTCCGTAACAAAGGGTTGCATGTATGAGCAAAACACTAGCTCGTGAGCGAGAGCATCACTATGTGAAAGGAGCCCTACAGTTCTATAATTAAGATGTATTAAACCCGTCAACACAGATCTGTGCTAAATGAAGAAGAAGCTGTGTACATAGGTGTTCAGCAATATCGTAGGAAGTATAATGAGGAGAATTTCAAGATGGGATGAGTTGCAACAAACGATAAAAAACTGTTTGTATgataatttattcttttaatttCTGCATGACTAATCAAAGAGCCATCTTTATCTCTAAATAATATTGaaacgtatttttttttcacagataTCAAGGATGAATTCAATTTATCTTCCGAGGCAGCTGACTGCTGATCTGATATTATTTTTAGATAAGTTATTCGATTATGTCAATATGTCAAACATTCGAAACATACAGAGAAAGTCCTTGAGGAAACCGGTAACTGAAGATTCTGATCATGAAATCTTTTGGCAGAAGggaatcgaatttttcaaaatacatatACCATTTTAtgataatctaaaaaaaaattatattgccATTTTTAGTCTGAAGTATAAACAAGTATAAATCATACTTATTCTCCTTCATCCGTAAATCAAGCATACATTCGTTAATAGTACTTCGAGCCAGAAGATCATTCTGGTAAATCAAGCAATCAACCACACACTCATTCACTGAGGGTAAAGTGTAGGGAATATTAATCCAAATATTGTTCAGTTTATATCTACCTTACTTACTTACTGACTTAATGTTATCATATTCAGTAAGTTCGTACTGAGAAGAGGATTTTACAACACATCAGGCCTTTAGCTTAGAGTTTTTCGAGGGGGGGAAAAGGGATTCTAGTGCCCTCATTTAAATATATACGAAAAATAGTGAGTATACAGCGCGCCAAAaaactcgtcaataattcttaTACGAACAATCATTAAGAAAAATCTTCGAAcccgtcgatttttaatttcaaaagcaatttatcgtatgcttttttgaatttgatatttctcaccccCTACGGCCCGCACCCAATTTTGGTgaaatatatggattgtgatgtatcaaatgaaaggtaataTGATTACCTATTGTGGCTAAAAGTAGAATTGGTTGTGccgtttttcattgaaaaattaagaaataatttacaatttctGATTAGAGAGTAACCATTATTCTTTCACTAATTATTACTGAGGGAATTCCACGAATTCAtcgattttcaatataataataaaaaacggCACAGCCAATTCTACTTTTAGCCACATCGCTGAATAGGTAATCaaattacctttcatttgatgtatTATAATCCATATATTATCGTTTGAAAGAATTAAGTAGAGGGGTGCGGGGCGTAGGGGTtgataaatatcaaattcaaaaaaggaaACGATAAATTGTTTTTGATGTTAAAAATCCACGGGTGCGAGGATTTTCCTcaataattcttcgtacaagaattattgacgagttacgttacttttttggcacgctgtatattgtcaaaaaaaaagaCTCAGATCACAATCTAATTCTTCACTCTTGCTTCCCTTCCTCCCCCCGGTTGCTGTGGCCTTGCATCACATCCTAAATGATTTGTTCTATCAAAACCTCCTCCATCTGAAAGTGTTGTCCTTGacgaattgaatataataattccAAAATTAATTGTCcttaaagaaaaatcaaaatttagtaGTTGCACTCTggtgtatatatatatgttttcatttctcttTCAATTTCAATGGAAGATGAATTAATCACTgtgataaattcaaaaaaaattaagcttATACTATGAATAATTGAGGGACATTTTTATCCAGGTACGGCAGTACAAATACCTGAGATATCTGTCATTTGTATTTAGGCATTctccaaattattttttttttatatttttccacgaatttgtgagaagaaaaatatttggcttcatctgaaattgttttgatgaacaatttggatttcaaaattttaaatagtAAGTagtaaaaaagtaaaaagataAGGTGTTCCTTGCACTGGTGGTGCATGCAGGTAAACGAAATTATGACACAAAATTTCTAAATTCctttaaatttcccctggtgaAGAACTAATAGATCCTATGAAAATGCTGGGGAAAAGTATCTTGGATGTAAAGgagaaaaataaatcattcattttttcatgttatttgatttattttttgttgatgatattttatttatttatcgttGATAGTAATTTATTTATCtaaatgttaatttatttattgttgATGGTAtgtattttgataattcattgttgatgctaatttattcattcattgttgatgataatttatttatttattgttaatgtatatttatttatttttgattaccCACTGttaattcattatattatatttttttcaacttttgacTTTTATTTGTTTCAAATTACCACTAATGAAGGGGTTCTGTTTTTTCGAATGTTAATATGATGAATGTAACTTCCTTCCGAAATATAACAGCATTTTATTAAAGTGGAATATCCTTTATATTTGAGTTATAAAGATATTTGATCAAAATGGCAGTCGACTTGAGCCCGTAAAAggatattgaaattaaaaacatttGCTGTAACTATTATTTATTGCTGAGCAAATGGCTTTGAGATATTAACCCTATAAATACGCTCAGCAAATCGATggattatctgaaaaaaataatttgagataTACTTAGTTAATTTCAGGGAATATCTTGATAATTTTTGTAAGATACATTGATACATTTgggtaaattttcaataaataaaaaaaaatcagtaaaataaaaaaattgaaatggaattactttcatttaatttcgatttaGTTCATTGTGGCATTATGAAACTTGATGTATAGAATAGTGAATAGAATTTCAGTTACTTGGAAGGTAGAAATATTTTAAGCAAATTTAAGGAAACATTTCGaatccaaaataataaaaaataaataggaGTAATTTGATTGTAGATGATAATTTGTGTAGATATTGAAATTAAGCCTAGAGGTCCAAAAGGAATTTCGAAAAGAGATCATTAACGGGTTTTCGCCCATTAAATTGAATGCCCGAATGCTATTTGACAAGACTCAGTGGCGTATCCAAgagggatatatcccccccccccccccaggaggaatatccattatatgccccccaggaggaatatccattatatccATTACATGCTTACTCATAATGAGATTGATATATGAGGTTgtgacatataataataataataataaagatcttattattattattattattatatgtcacAACCTCATATATCAATctcattatgagtaagcaaacttttttggaaaacttcttcaagtTTTTGCGTTTGAATACAACAGCTGACACTTCGACAGGTGAATATCAATCtcgaataacattttttttttctttatcaccccaAGGCTTATATCTGAGTGCGCCactgacaagactatttcatgagacaATAATTACTGGTTATCAAaggtattataattttttctactcccCTTACAGAAAGTGACGAAATTTGTACATCTCGCCAACTATTTAACTGCTTATATTTTTAGGCACtgtcagtggcgtacccaagggggggataagggggatatatcccccttattaTGAGtgagcaaaattctttggaaaacttcttcaaaagaaggaaaaattgaaatttttttttctttatcacccccCAAGGcgtatgtctgggtacgccactgggcACTGTGTAACGTAAAACTGTGCGGTTTACTTCAAAGTAAACAGAGAGCACAATCAACAACCAATACAGTAGCATAtgtaaagtaaatcgcacggcaaataaccaataagataaaacCTTTAGTAGTTGCCAAAGAAACGAATTAATAACAGCCAGCGTAGCCAATAATCTTTCGACGTTACATAATTATGTTGCAATTTGACACCAGTTTCTGGATTTGCCtaagtttttatggaaatgattgCGGTCGTACAAAAAGTATAGTTCACAACTCGAGTTGTAGGACAATTTCGCATTCCTAGAATTGGTGCGTAACCTTTTCTAGTTGTGTTTAATATGCTTCTTCACAACAGACCATATATtctactagtcgataaacatcaaaagacgtagcaataccaaataacaacacgtgcgtcaaaaggaggtcgaaaaaattataaaatatagggacctcgaatttcagattaAGCGTCAGTGggaaatgatatcaacgagaactatccaattatcatctcaacaactggaatagtactGGAAGAGTATATtagtaatataatgcaaaaagctgttcttttaggtactgcaaggaaggtgagaaaattcctaggaggtGACGAACAGGTCCAAGGAACGgcgagatatatttttgagatctggaaaaattaagctctcaaaaaatgacacagaaatctagtgtttccatttgaaaaaatataactctgggccatagcttcgtaattaaaaaccctgttAGAAAGAAGAGCACaccgcttataactcgaaaacaaaagaagttggccaaaaatgaatactactcttgttagtttttgagaaaaagagaacaagaatagggtatcagatattgtctatctcctctggtttaaaagttataatgctaaaacatcgaaatttgcccaccctgtacaatacaAAAAAAGGAAAGGAATTAACATAAAACACGCCTCATATCGTTCAAAATgggaaaatatttgaaagtatttgaaagaaaattagaATTAAAATCATCTTTCGAACGGTATAACAAAAAAGGTATGTTCCTGGCAAAAATTGACAGCGATGCGACGCCTGGCGTCTTAATTTTTTTCGCCGACTTCAATCAACATTGATTTATGGAAAACGCCGTTTACAGAATGAAATAACATTCTgccgtttttgagataattgAGGTTTCCAAGataagtgaatcaccctgtacgtttGGCGTCGGTATCGGTGGTGGCCTTTAGCCATTACATCTTCTAATAATCGGGAATGCGAAACAATTTCCGTCCAACATATGTTTCAACAAAGAAAAAGATAATTTGATTCAGTTTATTGTGAATATTCGTCtcatgaaaataacaaaactaaaataaaaaatgccTTCCGAACCAGCAGTagattcaaaattttatgacgTCCTTCATGAATTGGGTCGGGGAATGTTTGGGTGAGttcttattgaaataaaatatgaatgGAATTTATTTCTCCGTATCTACGAACCCCTTGAAggttatttttttctcaagcCATCAATAACAAATGGAATGAGCTGAGGATATTTTCCTATGAACCACATTACAAATAACAACAACTTCATTCTCAgaattatcaatataaaaatataattatttgtaaataataaaaaactagTCTATACCACCAACATTTCAAAAGGATAATTAAAAATTCAGTAATCGAGTGATGTTCTATTTCTAGAtgcaatttattaatttattgtttGACTTGTTGTGTATATTTATAAAAGTTTTGAGTAGGTATATTATCTCAAATTTTCAGAcaattattttatgttttttatctACTTCTTCACGAAGAGAAGATATACATTATATGATATTTATTTCCtagtttttcataatatttattaGTTCGTtgagaataaaataatgattaaTAAAAAACAAGAAATGATTTTTCATCTAAATTATACCCATATGATTAGGCCAATTAGACGTATTTGTAGATGATTGCAATATTCATAGAATCCATTATCCAAATAGgaaaatttatgatattttcatttcgacGCTGAAtacataatatattattatgagaCAACTACATCTTCTACTTaagataatttcattttattaaaaaattaacACATCCGAAAAATTACCCCAAATTTTACATTATGTTTCATTTTCATCGATTTTACAAGTGCCAAAAaatgatacagggtgatttgtttCCTATTCAGCTTGGTAAAAATTACACgctgttgaaaaatataattttcagttatatctcgcaaatggaatggaatcaaaggaaatgattttccgaatatagttttttattgatgtgatgaatcttttactaacatgaaatttcatcaaagtccggtcaactccagaatgcccgctataatTAGTAAGATAAAatcaaattagaaaaaatagtgaatgaaaaaagtttttctttggccttcggttgaaatatatatacaccttgTATAATGTacctgatgattttttttgttgaatcatCACAGATATTTTTTATATGACTAAAATTACAGATGAACAAGGATATAGATATAAGGGGGAGGTGGATTTACTAGTGGCCAATTACTGCGCCAacacgaagaacgaaaatttttccataaaaatgaaccaataataatctcATTGTTCTTTGAAATCGGCATCGCAGTGAAAAaacggacccttttacggtttatgagtttattattgcattaaatatattacttttattgcactccGAGTATATCTAGTCAGCTACGTCCCAGATttaatattttcctttatctatccgctttgtcgcccCTTGTTTtaacaacaataacaataatttattggTTTCCCATATATACAAAGTAGAAAGGAAAACAGGTCATCCAAAAaagtaaaacaaaaaaaaatttcaaatattgactACATTGTCCCTACTGTTGTATGGCTCAATATGTAAAAGAAACCAATAAAGAGACTTCCCGAAAGACCCATGACCATATAACCTTTGAATGTTCACTGGTAAACTGTTAAACAGTTTAATACCCATATATGCCGGTCCCTTTTCAGTTAAAGACAAAGAATGAACCGGAAAATTAAATGGATGTATTCTTCTAGTGTTATTAACATTTAAATGACTACAGGAATAATGCTGGTGTTTATGCATGAACATCAATATCTTATAAATGTACAATCCATAGATAGTCAAAATGTTATTTTGCTTGAACTTACCACGACATGATTCCCTGAAACCTAGACGGAATATTACTCTCAAGGCCGATTTTTGCGTTCTCATAATCTGATGAGCTCTAGAACTGCTTCCCCAAAATATGATGCCATAACTTAATTGTGAGTGAAACATAGCAGAGTAAACCGTTTTTAATACATCAACATCAACTTGATCTCTAAGAATCCTTGAtgcaaaaatgacagattttaatttcttattaaCTTCTTCTACATGGCTATGATATTTCATGAAACTATCTATATGAACTCCCAGAAACTTAACACATTCACTGATTGATACTACAGTATTAGGTTATACTTTTTGGGTAGTAGCGATTTGCTCTTTCAgtcttgaaaataatacattGGGTCTTATCATTATTAATCACAAGCTGATTTTCAATACACCATTCATTTACTCTATCCATAGTATCATTAAATTCTCTTATACCACTAAAAATGTTCAAAGCCGAGATGATGATGTCCGCATCATCCGCAAATAACAAGGACTTGATGGAATCAGAAAGAAATATGTTAGGGAggtcattgatgaaaataacaaagaGCAATGGTCCCAAGATACTGCCCTGCGGCACGCCTAATTCGATAATTCTCTCTGAAGACAGGTGATCACGTTTTCCGTCAAACACAACgactttttgttttctgttcTGAAGGTAGCTCTCAATTAATTTAAGTTGTTTGTTCCTTATGCCGTGAACACTCAACTTGTAGAGTAAAAGTTTATGATTTACACTATCAAAAGCTTTGGCCAATTCAAGCACGATAGCTATGGGTACCTCTCCTTTCTCAAGTGATTCGAAAATCTTGCATGTGAGTTCAAAAACAGCCGTTTCGGTACTCTTTCCCTTAATGAAACCATGCTAGCAGCCCGCGAAAACAttaaatttccgaaaaaatttcacgAATCTATTAGCTGTGAGCTACCATCTGTGAGATTTGCATTCGTAAGCGGTGTACACTTACCccatgtttttgttttttttttgtattatttcccTGACTAAATTTCATTTATGTAGTTGAAAAGATCTGATTTTTATTTCCCATacacaacaattgtttttgaTTCAATAGTTTGTACCACGTTATATTAatgttttttctgtttattatgaTCACAAAGTTATGAAATGTTTTCTTATTGTTTTTAAATGTTCTTTGTTGTATATACAGGACTatggtctattagacgtttatggaaaaaaaatcattaattttgtgccgaaaatttgcatattggggtatgagacaataatctttctcccaaaaatattttcagatctacgtccttatttcaaatagcacatccagtatattaaTGAATCATAAGAT
It contains:
- the LOC123680265 gene encoding uncharacterized protein LOC123680265 — its product is MDKKYPEVILEIDQLKAIKKSIMEEVMALGKEDAIKPNFQQSHIRPGWLDLTCFDKATVEWLRNIQPKLKPWEGADLRIAEEAELPHLEILVGYLPESQDLSCEEIFKLVENHNEGLKTSSWRVLRRGPSGPMHEIVISDDRASVERLRAQNWRINYLFGQSNLRLKGSKATVERREAPQASTSGPERPKGEETEKVVKPPGNEEATKPTNKSGRRAVPQRHETGGPAE